The following is a genomic window from Desulfofarcimen acetoxidans DSM 771.
CCTCATCACGAAAAATATTGTGTCTATGGTTACCTCTACACATTACATGATAGGTAGCTCCAGGATACCAGACCCGGGGTTTTCTAGGTATGGTAAACCCTCCTCAATATTTTTTAGGGACCAGGACGCAATTTCATTTGATTGTATTAAATAAGGCTACCTAAAAACACAAAATTTAAATATTTTTAAGTTCTTAAGGAATATTATATCATTATTACCAGTTAGCTAAAAGAGTTATTTGTCGTTTATAAATATAATGAACATGATAACAACGAAGATTTTGCCATACAAAGACATTGATTGAAAACATTAAGGCAGGCTAAGGGTGCCTGCCTTTTGCTTACAAATAAAGGTATTGTACAAGAATCCTTTCAAATCCCGGACAACATACAACGTTATCATATTCGATTTGTTTACTGGGGACAAACCCGGTATTGGTTCCCATATGATGCGATATGTATAAAATCCTTACCCCTACTATGTATGTAAATTGCAAAATTTTACTGGGGTATGTCCATAGCTAGTGAATTTACGTGTGGCTCTTTCATCCCCTTCTCTATGCCGGTTTATCCCGATGCTTTCGGACAGACACCAGTTAAGACCTTAGAAAGAAACTAAACCGTAACATTTTGTATCATGCTGGTTCTACCTCTTTACGAAATCAACTGTTAGCATTTAACAAGGGGCTGACCCTCTTGAGTGAGAGTGAATAATTGGAATTATTTTACTAGGGTCAGGCCCCGGTAAAAATTTGGAAAGAACTGTTTTCTCTTTTCAAATTTTTTCGAGCACTCGCATTCTACACAAAGCCAGTGAAACAAAAATACATAATATGGTTAGTTAGATATTGGTAGCATAACCTGATGACATTGGGTCTGACCCTTATCAGTATGAGTGAGCGAATATTTACTGGGGCCAGACCCTAGTAAAGATTTGGAAAGAACGATTTTATCTTTTCAAATCTTTCGAGCATTATGGAAAATAATATTTTACCAATAACTACAAATATGGAAGGAGATATGGAAGCTTATTTTATTGCTACCGGTTTTATTGATTTATTGCCGCTGGCAATAAAATTAGCCCGCCAGGTAGGTTATGGTAAGGGTGAGATTATTGAAGCAATTTGTAAAGTATCTGATAAGTTTAAAATATACCCACCCACCAGGAACAGAACAGCATGGTTTAGAAAGGTTTTTGTAGAAAAATTAGATGAAGCAAGGGCGGATATTGTAAGAAGAAATTATTTGCAAAACAGGTAGTGATTATTGCCAGTTACCCTCTTGGGTACTGGCTTTTTTATATGCGGGACTGACTGACGGATTGACTGAGTCTATTTTAATCTAATTATTCTAGTCTAAATTAAAGTGACCGGTAACACCAAGTCCTGAAACTTCTTTGAATAGTCTTAACGGTAATATTAAAATACCTTTCAAAGACCGGGATCAGTACATTGGTTTTTCGATAATAAAGATTACGTACGTACTAAAAAGAGCCAACCAGCATGAAGGATGGTTAACTCTTTTTGTCTTTTTTCTATGACACTAACCCTAAGGAATAGTTGTTTTCTTGTGGTCTGACCCGAAGCAATGTATAAGTAGTAACTTAACCATAAGTTTTTATATCATACTGATTCTACCTCTTTGCGAAATCAACTGTCAATATTTAACAAGGGCCTAACCCTCATAAGTGAGAACGAATAATTGGCATTATTTTACTATTATTTTACTAGGGACAGACCCTAGTAAAAATTTGGAAAGAACACTTTTCTCTTTTCAAATTTTTTCGAGCAAAATGGAGATAATTAAATTTTAAAGGAGATGTTAGAACTATGACAAAAGAAAAGGTTTTAGCCAAGTTAAAATTCGATGTAGAACTTAGAGGGTTAAGCAAGCATACCTAGACCGAATACTATACCAAAGTTAAACTCTTTCAGGACCACTTCGATAAACCTGTAACTGAGCCAGGTGTAGAGGATGTTATGCAGTTTCTTCATTGCCCTTTTTAACGTCTGTGACAATTTGTGAGATAAATGCATTCTTATGACCCTCTATGGGTAAGACTTTACCTAAGTGAAATGGCTATATCCAATAAACGTATCGTTAGCATTGAAAAGAATACAGTTTCCTTCAAATGGAGGGACTACAAGGATGACAGTAAACAAAAGGCAATGACGATTTCCGCCAATGAGTTTATTCGCAGATTTCTTATTCATATCCCACCGAGTGGCTTTATGAAATCAGACACTACGGCTTGCTAAGCAATCGTAATCAGACGACCAAACTAAAGATTTGCAAACAGTTAACCCATATACCTCTTTTAACCAGAGAAAAATCTTCTACGCTTCAACTTGTTCTGAAACTAACCGAAATAGATTTATCTAAACGCCCTAACTGCAGATCAGAAAGACCCAGACGGTTTATGAGCTTGGATAAATCTCCCCCTATCAATAACAAAACTGCACGTGTTTAAAAAATGCCCTGTCATGGGGAAGGAGAAGCTATGTCTATTTCAGCATAAATGATGGCTAAAATCTTTTTGTCTTTTTTTTTGACACTAAACCCAAGCAATTTACAAGTAGCAACTTAACCATAACATTTTGTATCATGCTGATTCCACCTCGAACTGTCATTATTTAACAAGGATCTGACACTCATGAATGAGAGTGAGTGATTGGAATTATTTTACTAGGAATAGGCACCAGTAAAAATTCAAATTTTTTTGAGCAATTCTTAACTTAAGCACTATATAGGCGGTGGTTCGTGTTGTGTGTATTGCTTAACCTAACAGCTTTATTCTCTATAACAGCTTGTCTACCAATAGAATAATACTCCACTCCGGCATCTTTCATATCTTCAATGCCATATATATTTCTGCCGTCATATACCAGCGGTGTCCGCATTTGATTTTTATAGTTTTCCGGCTTAACTGCTTTAATTTCATCCCATTCGGTGAAGATAAAGCAAACATTAGCACCGGAAAGTGCCTCCTCTGGGCTCTTAACGTAAGTAATCTTATACTCACTCTCCGGATACTTCTGCCTAAAATTATCACTACCCACAGGGTCATAAGCATATATCATTGCCCCTCGATCCAACAGCAGCGGAACATTTTCAAGTGACGGCGCTTCCCGCAAATCATCTGTTCCTGGCTTAAAGGTTAGTCCCAACACTGCCACCTTCAGGCCATCAAAAGTAATTAACCTGTTCGAAGCCTTTCTATATAATACTGTTTTCTGATCATTATTTACCGTAATGGCAGCCTTAACCGTCCTTATCTCATAGCCATTTTGCCTGGCCAGATAATCCAGTGCCTTGGTATCCTTGGGGAAACAGCTACCACCGTAACCGATTCCGGCATTTAAAAATTTACTACCAATACGTTCATCAAATGACATTCCGCGTGCTACGTCCTGGATATCTGCACCTACAAGCTCGCAGAGGTTAGCAATGTCATTCATATAGGATATTTTTAAGGCCAAAAAGTCATTGGCAGCATATTTGATCATCTCCGCCGACCGCCTACTTACAGATACAATTGGTAGATTAAATGGTTCATATATTTTCATTAGCATTTCCTCAGCCCATTTACTATCGGTACCGATGATGATTCTCGCTGCCTCAAGAGTATCACGTACCGCTGTACCCTGGGCCAGAAATTCAGGATTGCTAGCCACCTCTACTTTAACATTATTAACTAAAAAATCCTTAATAAATTGCTCCACTTTATCATTTGTACCAACAGGAACTGTTGATTTTACCACCACAAGGCAGTCCTTCTCTATTGTTTCTGCAATTTGCCTGGCGGCGGTAGCTATGTAGGAAAGGTTGGCAGAGCCATCAGGCTGCTCGGGAGTACCTACACCTATAAAAACGGCATCTGCATCTTTGTATGCATGGATATAGTCTGTGGTAAAATCAAGCCTACCAGCAACATAATTTTTCTGCATTAGTTCCTCTAATCCTGTTTCATAGATAGGAGAAATGCCTTGCTTAAGCATATTGATTTTTTGTTCATCGATATCAACACAAGTGACATGGTGACCAACTTCGGCAAAACATACTCCGGCTACCAGGCCTACGTAGCCTGTACCGGCTACTGAGATTTTATGCATGGTGCTTTAACCTTCCTTTTCATTTATATTTAAGATATTAATACAGGAGTTATACTCTATTGGCAACGTCTTAATATAAATCTGACAACAGTATGTATTTTAGTTGCATAGAGGACAAGAACTCTTATAATCCTGGACGAGATAGGTCAACAATATATTGTATCGTGTTAGATCCTCCCGTTTGGAAAAGCA
Proteins encoded in this region:
- a CDS encoding UDP-glucose dehydrogenase family protein, with the protein product MHKISVAGTGYVGLVAGVCFAEVGHHVTCVDIDEQKINMLKQGISPIYETGLEELMQKNYVAGRLDFTTDYIHAYKDADAVFIGVGTPEQPDGSANLSYIATAARQIAETIEKDCLVVVKSTVPVGTNDKVEQFIKDFLVNNVKVEVASNPEFLAQGTAVRDTLEAARIIIGTDSKWAEEMLMKIYEPFNLPIVSVSRRSAEMIKYAANDFLALKISYMNDIANLCELVGADIQDVARGMSFDERIGSKFLNAGIGYGGSCFPKDTKALDYLARQNGYEIRTVKAAITVNNDQKTVLYRKASNRLITFDGLKVAVLGLTFKPGTDDLREAPSLENVPLLLDRGAMIYAYDPVGSDNFRQKYPESEYKITYVKSPEEALSGANVCFIFTEWDEIKAVKPENYKNQMRTPLVYDGRNIYGIEDMKDAGVEYYSIGRQAVIENKAVRLSNTHNTNHRLYSA